A single region of the Anaerostipes rhamnosivorans genome encodes:
- a CDS encoding EAL domain-containing protein → MTNKEKFGCLTTGGAPMDSSEVMIFEWDIEQDRITCSQSDGVQVHSMDVHFDVDRTFDTSIRIHPDDIPVLAEFRERVRQGDLYSVSEFRCKNSEENYTWCRIYAITQYDSHKKPVKAVGTFWNIQEEKLRIQKLRHRAEKDALTGVYNRKETEERVKKYLEEYPEEQCALFMIDTDNFKQINDTKGHMLGDVVLMEMASGMKKLMRKSDIVGRIGGDEFTVFMKNIPSPHTAENKAGELSKMFAHLFAHEKQAVQVTCSIGVALYPRDGKDFNSLYQCADRALYQAKKQGKNRYVLYNSAESLYVEKTGYSSLGTAIDSEKQFSDGPDNLARYVFRILYDMEDFDQAVQMILEIVGKQFDVSRAYIFESSEDGEYCSNTYEWCNKGITSEKEKLQNVSYSQFGDYKKLFADHSVFYCRDTHTLQQEQKEIFEEQGIYSTLQCGFWSGNIFSGFVGFDECTGVRLWTKDEVNALSLISQILTTFLQRKKILERNKRIEQELIFVREAGFPVNCDDEDYHVVAEKSIVNCIHCLTSSEYLEDSIEYVLEIVRDYYQSDRVYIIETEEERGVASNTYEICGRGVEPQMAFLQDIPIETIAFWLEGFETRDYIKVDNVETLREDRRLEYEILKEQGIQSLLAIPLYVQGTIKGFLGIDDPKRYKGNIRYLKELSYFLENEISKNALNRKLEQMSYQDSMTGLENRNSYTQYCEDFAEKRPVPVGVIFMDINGLKIMNDDKGHVYGDLLITYIADKMKQFFPESRKFRFSGDEFLIVTEMIEYDKFTAKLSAMEKSLSEDDRCIVSVGTSWSDVQADLPVLVNKADRLMAINKQDYYRRNKNIAAEKVPLLKELMESIVNKEFVIYLQPKYHVKTGEINSAEVLIRYKEKDGCIVSPFKFVPLLESEGLISHIDFFVMEEACRLLTKWKDTSLSDMKLALNFSRITLFEDHFFDKFCEIFHKYNLRPAQLELEITETQETLNKKQMARLLEQLKQYGFCVVLDDFGVEYSSYEFLMMATFDVLKIDKGIVQKYQKSDKGDILIKHIIEMSHAIGIQCCAEGVETDEQFEFMKQAGCDYIQGYLIDKPAAAEQFEAKYMK, encoded by the coding sequence GTAATGATTTTTGAATGGGATATAGAACAAGATAGGATTACGTGTTCACAGAGTGATGGAGTGCAGGTCCATTCCATGGACGTACATTTTGACGTGGACAGGACGTTCGATACATCTATCCGCATTCATCCGGATGATATTCCGGTTCTGGCTGAATTCAGGGAACGGGTAAGGCAGGGAGATCTTTATTCTGTGTCGGAATTCCGTTGCAAAAATTCTGAGGAAAACTATACATGGTGCAGGATATATGCTATTACCCAGTATGACAGTCATAAAAAACCAGTAAAGGCAGTCGGAACATTCTGGAATATTCAGGAAGAAAAGCTTAGGATCCAGAAATTACGGCACAGGGCTGAAAAAGATGCCTTGACAGGAGTTTATAACCGGAAGGAGACAGAAGAGCGGGTAAAAAAGTATCTTGAGGAATACCCGGAAGAGCAGTGTGCCCTGTTTATGATCGACACGGATAACTTTAAACAGATCAACGACACAAAGGGACATATGCTGGGAGATGTGGTCCTCATGGAAATGGCTTCCGGTATGAAAAAGCTGATGCGAAAAAGTGATATTGTAGGACGGATCGGAGGAGATGAATTTACGGTCTTCATGAAGAATATCCCTTCACCGCACACCGCTGAAAATAAGGCGGGAGAGCTGTCAAAAATGTTTGCGCATCTATTTGCGCATGAAAAACAGGCAGTTCAGGTGACCTGCAGCATCGGGGTAGCTCTTTACCCAAGGGATGGTAAGGATTTTAATTCCTTATACCAATGTGCCGATCGTGCACTTTATCAGGCGAAGAAGCAGGGGAAGAACAGGTACGTGCTGTATAACAGCGCTGAATCTCTTTACGTGGAAAAGACAGGATATTCTTCCTTGGGGACAGCGATCGATTCGGAGAAGCAGTTTTCCGACGGGCCGGACAATCTGGCCCGTTATGTGTTCCGGATTTTATATGATATGGAGGACTTTGACCAGGCTGTCCAGATGATTCTTGAAATTGTAGGAAAACAGTTTGATGTGAGCCGCGCTTATATTTTTGAAAGCAGTGAGGATGGAGAGTACTGTTCCAATACATATGAATGGTGTAATAAAGGGATAACCTCGGAAAAAGAGAAATTGCAGAATGTCTCATACAGCCAATTTGGAGATTATAAAAAACTGTTTGCGGATCATTCTGTTTTTTACTGCCGGGATACTCATACATTACAGCAGGAACAGAAGGAAATATTTGAGGAACAGGGGATTTACTCTACGCTTCAGTGTGGCTTTTGGAGTGGAAATATATTCAGCGGATTTGTGGGGTTCGATGAGTGCACAGGTGTCCGTCTGTGGACGAAAGATGAGGTCAATGCCCTGTCACTCATCTCGCAGATACTGACTACCTTTCTGCAAAGGAAAAAAATCTTGGAGCGGAACAAAAGAATAGAACAGGAACTGATATTTGTAAGAGAAGCAGGATTTCCTGTAAACTGTGATGACGAGGATTACCATGTTGTAGCAGAGAAGAGTATTGTAAACTGTATCCATTGTCTTACTTCTTCAGAATATCTGGAAGATTCTATTGAGTATGTACTGGAGATCGTCAGGGATTATTACCAGTCAGACCGTGTCTACATTATTGAGACAGAAGAGGAACGGGGTGTTGCCAGTAACACATATGAGATCTGCGGCAGAGGAGTAGAACCCCAGATGGCATTTCTACAGGATATTCCCATTGAAACGATTGCTTTCTGGCTGGAAGGATTTGAGACAAGGGATTATATCAAGGTAGATAATGTTGAGACACTGAGGGAAGACCGGAGACTGGAGTATGAGATATTAAAAGAACAGGGGATTCAGAGTCTGCTTGCCATTCCTTTGTATGTCCAAGGGACGATAAAAGGTTTTCTTGGGATCGATGATCCCAAAAGATATAAAGGGAACATCCGTTATCTGAAAGAGCTATCTTATTTTTTGGAAAATGAAATATCCAAAAACGCCTTGAATCGAAAGCTGGAACAGATGAGCTACCAGGATTCTATGACCGGGTTGGAAAACCGGAACAGCTATACACAATACTGCGAGGACTTTGCGGAAAAAAGACCGGTCCCTGTAGGGGTCATCTTTATGGACATCAATGGGCTGAAGATCATGAATGATGATAAAGGCCATGTCTATGGGGATTTGCTGATCACGTATATTGCAGATAAAATGAAACAGTTCTTTCCAGAGAGCCGGAAATTCCGTTTCAGTGGAGATGAGTTTTTGATCGTAACAGAAATGATAGAATACGATAAATTCACAGCAAAACTCAGTGCCATGGAAAAAAGCCTGTCTGAGGATGACCGGTGCATTGTATCGGTCGGAACATCCTGGAGCGATGTACAGGCGGATCTGCCAGTGCTGGTCAATAAAGCGGACCGGCTCATGGCGATTAATAAGCAAGATTATTATAGGAGAAATAAGAATATTGCCGCAGAGAAAGTACCGCTGTTAAAGGAATTGATGGAATCTATTGTCAATAAGGAGTTTGTGATATATCTGCAGCCCAAGTATCATGTGAAAACAGGCGAGATAAACAGTGCTGAAGTGCTGATCCGCTACAAGGAAAAAGACGGCTGTATCGTATCGCCGTTTAAATTTGTTCCTCTGTTGGAAAGTGAAGGGCTGATCTCCCATATTGATTTCTTTGTCATGGAAGAAGCGTGCAGACTGCTTACCAAGTGGAAAGATACCAGTCTGTCTGATATGAAACTTGCATTAAATTTTTCTAGAATTACCTTATTTGAGGATCACTTTTTCGATAAGTTTTGTGAGATTTTCCACAAATATAATCTCAGACCGGCCCAGCTTGAGCTGGAGATTACAGAGACCCAGGAGACCTTGAACAAAAAGCAGATGGCCCGTCTTCTTGAGCAGCTCAAACAATATGGGTTTTGCGTTGTTTTAGACGACTTTGGAGTAGAATACTCTTCCTATGAGTTTTTGATGATGGCTACTTTTGATGTTCTGAAGATCGACAAAGGAATTGTACAAAAATATCAAAAATCGGATAAGGGAGATATTTTAATAAAACATATCATCGAAATGAGTCATGCCATTGGAATCCAGTGCTGTGCAGAAGGAGTGGAGACAGACGAACAATTTGAGTTTATGAAACAGGCCGGCTGTGATTATATCCAGGGATATCTGATCGACAAACCCGCCGCGGCAGAACAGTTTGAGGCAAAATACATGAAATAG
- a CDS encoding PAS domain-containing hybrid sensor histidine kinase/response regulator, translated as MIDQNTEQKAEYFKWMLDEYVGNVYIADIHTYELLYLNKSSCATLGFSAEQLIGRKCYNAIQGRTSPCPFCNNDCLTENEFYEWEFYNPVLKRSFLIKDRMIDWEGHRARLELSNDNLSPEYKLEKRDREREAIIRTIPGGFARVDARDLRTVIWYGGGFLQMIGYTKEQFENELHSKCDYVHPDDIERAVEIMENSRRIGEDTAVEGRIVTRDGKIKILTMTFSFVSAKDSWDGKDSFYSLGIDITKEREEQERQKTALQDAYQTARVANAAKTNFLSSMSHDIRTPMNAIMGMAAIAQANLEHPDKIRDCLDKINTSSRHLLSLINEVLDMSKIESGKVNISLEQISLPEMIDAVMDMCLPLINGKHQQFQMSIGHVIHENVIADGDRLRQVLMNLLSNAVKYTPEGGTITLRINELYSPNPRKSQYEFICIDTGIGISQEFLPHIFEPFSRAEDTRISKIQGTGLGMAITDNIVRMMNGTICVESEIGVGSKFTVSVPLEVCGEEEPYTEELSGRPVLVVDDDQMTCENAAALLIELGMRGEWVLSGREAVERVIEAHNVEDDYFAVILDWKMPEMDGLEATKAIRKSLGGNVPIIVISAYDYSEIEEQFLEAGADAFITKPLFKSKILQVLQLFVSAVKEEETEDNEKEKQSGIEGKRVLLVEDNDINREIVIELLEMNHVHVDSAGNGLLGKEAFEASAPGDYCAILMDIQMPVMNGYDATAAIRSLDRADAYEIPIIALTANAFTADAAKGYSAGMNDYLAKPVEIERLLNVLKKWID; from the coding sequence ATGATAGATCAGAATACGGAGCAGAAAGCAGAATACTTTAAATGGATGCTGGATGAATATGTGGGAAATGTTTATATAGCGGATATTCATACATATGAGCTTCTATACCTCAATAAGTCTTCCTGCGCTACTTTGGGCTTTTCGGCTGAGCAGCTGATAGGCAGGAAATGTTATAATGCCATTCAGGGCCGGACGTCTCCCTGCCCTTTCTGCAACAATGATTGTCTAACGGAGAATGAGTTCTATGAGTGGGAATTTTACAATCCGGTTTTAAAGCGTTCATTTCTGATAAAAGACCGAATGATCGATTGGGAGGGACACAGGGCACGGCTTGAACTGTCCAATGATAATCTGAGTCCAGAATATAAGTTAGAAAAAAGGGACAGGGAGAGAGAAGCTATTATACGGACGATTCCTGGAGGTTTTGCCCGTGTGGATGCAAGGGACTTAAGGACTGTGATCTGGTATGGCGGGGGATTTCTGCAGATGATCGGTTACACCAAAGAACAGTTTGAAAATGAGCTTCATTCCAAATGTGACTATGTACACCCGGATGACATAGAGCGTGCGGTGGAGATCATGGAGAACTCCAGGAGAATCGGAGAAGATACAGCGGTAGAGGGACGCATTGTGACCAGGGACGGAAAGATCAAGATCCTTACGATGACCTTTAGTTTTGTCAGTGCTAAGGACAGCTGGGATGGAAAAGATTCTTTCTACAGTCTTGGAATCGATATCACAAAGGAGAGGGAAGAACAGGAGCGTCAGAAAACTGCGTTGCAGGACGCATATCAGACAGCACGGGTGGCAAATGCAGCCAAGACAAATTTTCTCTCATCTATGTCCCATGATATCAGGACTCCGATGAACGCCATTATGGGTATGGCAGCAATTGCGCAGGCGAATCTGGAACATCCGGACAAAATACGGGACTGTCTGGATAAGATCAACACTTCCAGCAGGCATCTGCTCAGCCTCATCAATGAGGTATTGGATATGTCTAAAATTGAGAGCGGAAAGGTAAACATTTCATTGGAACAGATCAGTCTGCCGGAAATGATCGATGCAGTTATGGATATGTGCCTGCCGTTAATTAATGGAAAACATCAACAGTTCCAGATGAGTATCGGTCATGTGATTCATGAAAATGTGATTGCAGACGGCGACCGCCTCCGACAGGTTTTGATGAATCTGCTTTCCAATGCTGTAAAATATACTCCTGAGGGCGGAACGATCACATTGCGGATCAACGAGCTGTATTCACCGAATCCAAGAAAAAGCCAGTATGAATTTATCTGTATTGACACCGGGATCGGAATATCCCAGGAATTCCTGCCCCACATTTTTGAACCATTTTCCAGGGCTGAGGATACCAGGATCAGTAAAATCCAGGGCACAGGGCTGGGTATGGCGATTACAGACAATATTGTCCGGATGATGAATGGTACGATTTGTGTGGAGAGCGAGATTGGTGTAGGAAGTAAGTTCACGGTCTCTGTTCCGCTTGAAGTCTGCGGGGAAGAGGAACCCTACACTGAAGAGTTATCAGGCCGGCCGGTACTGGTCGTGGATGATGACCAGATGACATGTGAAAATGCCGCCGCACTTTTGATTGAGTTAGGTATGCGGGGAGAATGGGTGCTGTCAGGGAGAGAAGCGGTTGAAAGGGTTATAGAAGCACATAACGTGGAAGATGATTATTTTGCCGTGATCCTGGACTGGAAAATGCCGGAGATGGATGGGCTGGAAGCCACAAAAGCCATTCGGAAAAGCTTAGGAGGAAATGTGCCGATTATTGTCATCTCTGCCTATGATTATTCTGAAATCGAAGAACAGTTTCTAGAGGCGGGAGCAGATGCATTTATCACAAAGCCCCTTTTTAAGTCAAAGATCCTGCAGGTCCTTCAACTGTTTGTCTCTGCAGTCAAAGAAGAGGAAACAGAAGACAACGAGAAGGAAAAACAGTCAGGAATAGAAGGGAAGAGAGTACTGTTGGTTGAGGATAACGATATCAACAGAGAAATTGTCATAGAGCTTCTTGAGATGAACCATGTACATGTGGATTCCGCTGGAAATGGACTGCTTGGCAAAGAAGCGTTTGAGGCATCCGCGCCGGGTGACTATTGCGCCATCCTGATGGATATTCAGATGCCGGTCATGAACGGATATGACGCCACAGCTGCCATACGCAGTCTGGATAGAGCCGATGCGTATGAAATCCCAATTATAGCATTGACGGCAAATGCGTTCACTGCTGATGCGGCAAAGGGTTATAGTGCAGGGATGAATGATTATCTTGCAAAACCTGTGGAAATTGAGCGTCTATTGAATGTGCTGAAAAAGTGGATAGATTAG
- a CDS encoding ArsR/SmtB family transcription factor, which produces MTIHTDLNKYFEIIGLLYCCAHPEFEEKESWEKAAKDYNINAEELYKKVSPVLKRYVSTFKRGMFKGNEEDYNFFFSDDDDEFVLLIQFVCANHPEWFEHPLDSVGEKEIMTAFAKMLAEDTGCGFGKTTGELVRLLKQTGFSSTTCWKLMVFLQSPKEHIQKLSDMIGCNKKAYEDALAAVRAPLKKLLEAFPKGKRICEKIHEGSVLTPTLIYAASELIDMDEASASSYIGVYTDEVYKMLEQERSSQEKLLPILKALSDHSKFDILLSLMKTPKYNLELAEELNLSAATVSHHMNVLLGHRLVDVEKRDGRVYYTFSKGTVKKVIQKLQSMFSID; this is translated from the coding sequence ATGACCATTCATACCGATCTAAATAAATATTTTGAAATCATCGGCCTGCTGTATTGCTGTGCCCATCCTGAGTTTGAAGAAAAAGAATCGTGGGAAAAGGCTGCAAAAGATTATAATATCAATGCGGAGGAACTGTATAAAAAGGTCAGCCCGGTTTTGAAAAGATATGTTTCAACATTCAAAAGGGGCATGTTTAAAGGGAACGAAGAGGATTATAATTTCTTTTTTTCAGATGATGACGATGAATTTGTCTTACTTATTCAGTTTGTCTGCGCAAATCATCCAGAGTGGTTTGAACATCCATTAGATTCTGTTGGGGAAAAAGAAATCATGACTGCGTTTGCCAAAATGCTGGCAGAGGATACAGGCTGCGGCTTTGGTAAAACAACCGGGGAGTTGGTTCGCCTTCTGAAGCAGACAGGGTTCTCGTCAACTACGTGCTGGAAGCTTATGGTGTTTCTGCAGTCACCCAAAGAACACATCCAAAAACTTTCCGATATGATAGGCTGCAATAAAAAGGCATATGAGGATGCGCTGGCAGCAGTCCGGGCACCATTAAAAAAGCTGCTGGAGGCATTTCCTAAAGGAAAGCGTATCTGTGAAAAGATCCACGAAGGCTCTGTATTGACGCCCACGCTGATCTATGCGGCATCAGAACTCATAGATATGGATGAGGCCTCCGCAAGTTCCTATATTGGAGTTTATACGGATGAAGTTTATAAGATGCTGGAACAGGAAAGATCCTCACAGGAAAAGCTTCTGCCGATCCTTAAAGCATTAAGTGACCACAGCAAATTTGATATTCTGCTGTCTCTGATGAAGACTCCCAAATATAATCTGGAGTTAGCAGAAGAATTAAATTTATCGGCTGCAACGGTCTCCCACCACATGAATGTACTGCTTGGGCACCGGCTAGTTGATGTTGAAAAGAGAGATGGGCGTGTCTACTACACATTCTCGAAAGGGACCGTAAAGAAGGTTATTCAAAAGCTGCAGTCTATGTTCTCCATCGATTAA
- a CDS encoding MFS transporter, with the protein MKNLFSKNFTLLIIGQAASLFGNCILDFALSMYVLDLTGSAAAFAGFLMIAMIPTIILSPLGGVLADRVNRRNIMVFLDLSSGIVVLSAAFTIARGDQLVIIGTVLFILSVLGAFESPTVQACVPQMQSGSNIIRGNAVVSQINAVSTLIGPFVGSILYTVFGLELVMYVGGICFMATAALEYFIRLEHHPAQRSGTVLKTVMDDLAGSTHFICRKKPSILKLLFLVTLISFFIQGAATVGFPFLVRNVLGLNANFYGAAESILGFASIAGGILAGLMVTKFSIRKLNLPIFGLGLFLLPIGLLFLFSIHTYARYIALVVFFSFIQISACIFSIFGLSIIQQMTPEHMIGKVMAYTATITLCAQPLSQVIYGILFDHFSAAVYIVVLPTGFILCVIGLAVKGFFLRLAEETSIDRTPDIS; encoded by the coding sequence ATGAAAAATTTATTTTCAAAAAACTTTACATTACTTATCATCGGCCAGGCCGCATCGCTGTTTGGCAACTGTATTTTGGATTTTGCTTTGTCTATGTATGTTTTGGATTTGACGGGGTCAGCTGCGGCGTTTGCAGGCTTTCTGATGATCGCTATGATACCTACGATTATTTTATCACCATTGGGCGGTGTTCTTGCGGATCGTGTCAATAGGCGCAATATCATGGTATTCCTGGACCTTTCATCAGGTATTGTGGTTTTGTCAGCGGCATTTACCATTGCCAGGGGAGATCAGCTTGTGATCATCGGAACCGTTCTTTTTATCCTATCTGTTTTGGGAGCATTTGAATCACCGACCGTGCAGGCCTGTGTACCACAAATGCAGAGCGGCAGCAACATCATCCGGGGGAATGCGGTGGTGAGCCAGATCAACGCTGTCTCTACACTGATTGGTCCTTTTGTGGGGAGTATACTCTATACAGTGTTTGGACTGGAACTTGTAATGTATGTGGGAGGGATTTGTTTTATGGCGACAGCAGCCCTTGAATATTTTATAAGATTAGAACATCATCCTGCCCAGCGGAGCGGCACGGTTCTGAAGACTGTGATGGACGACCTGGCAGGCAGTACACATTTTATCTGCAGGAAGAAGCCATCTATTCTCAAATTATTATTTCTTGTGACACTGATCTCCTTTTTTATACAGGGAGCCGCGACAGTAGGTTTTCCGTTCCTTGTACGGAATGTGCTTGGTTTAAATGCAAATTTTTACGGTGCAGCGGAAAGTATTCTTGGATTTGCCAGTATTGCAGGCGGTATCCTGGCCGGTCTGATGGTCACGAAATTTAGTATCAGGAAGCTGAATCTTCCCATCTTCGGGTTAGGATTGTTTTTGCTTCCCATAGGCCTATTATTTTTGTTTTCGATTCATACATATGCAAGATATATTGCACTGGTGGTTTTCTTCTCTTTTATTCAGATTTCCGCCTGTATCTTTTCTATCTTCGGTTTATCCATCATCCAGCAGATGACCCCCGAACACATGATAGGAAAAGTGATGGCTTACACTGCAACGATCACTCTGTGTGCCCAGCCGCTGAGCCAGGTGATCTATGGTATTTTGTTCGACCATTTTTCTGCGGCTGTCTATATTGTTGTGCTGCCTACCGGATTTATATTGTGTGTCATTGGTCTTGCAGTCAAGGGATTTTTTCTGAGACTGGCAGAAGAAACATCAATAGATCGTACACCTGACATCAGCTGA
- the bilQ gene encoding bilirubin utilization transcriptional regulator BilQ, producing the protein MDSFAFYISVLRKKFTQYCSGRLAEMNVTYGQLFILIFVGKKGKCSPKEISISLGLDPGHLNRTISKLEEHGLLLQKKNEQDRRAKILSLTDKGRQVFEMSHDLFYQWDEIVLEALSDAERLELLRLLKKTASHR; encoded by the coding sequence ATGGACTCGTTTGCTTTCTATATATCGGTTCTCCGAAAGAAATTTACTCAATACTGTTCTGGCAGACTAGCCGAGATGAATGTCACTTATGGACAGCTGTTTATTCTAATCTTTGTAGGAAAGAAGGGAAAATGCTCGCCCAAAGAGATTTCGATTTCTCTGGGGTTGGATCCGGGACATTTGAACAGGACAATATCGAAGCTTGAGGAGCATGGTTTACTTTTACAGAAGAAAAATGAACAGGACAGAAGAGCGAAGATCTTAAGTTTAACAGACAAAGGAAGACAGGTGTTTGAAATGAGCCACGATCTGTTCTATCAGTGGGATGAGATCGTGTTAGAAGCGCTTTCAGACGCGGAACGGCTGGAATTACTGCGGCTTTTAAAAAAGACAGCCAGCCATCGTTAG
- a CDS encoding YolD-like family protein codes for MRAERARQFLPFAALKGFDEMLREIERETEPKHELTEEDARRLNNAMANIQRGTYVHILHYKNGVYKTTEGIAAFIDTVFRKIFVGEEEIAFDDIWDITSKESGDAPKFI; via the coding sequence ATGAGAGCTGAACGGGCAAGGCAGTTTCTCCCGTTTGCCGCATTGAAAGGGTTTGATGAAATGCTTCGGGAAATCGAACGGGAGACCGAACCAAAGCATGAGTTGACGGAAGAGGATGCCAGACGGTTAAATAACGCTATGGCAAACATCCAAAGAGGGACGTATGTGCATATCCTCCATTATAAAAACGGCGTATACAAAACAACGGAGGGAATTGCAGCTTTTATTGATACGGTGTTCCGCAAGATCTTTGTCGGGGAAGAGGAGATCGCCTTTGATGATATCTGGGATATCACCAGCAAAGAAAGCGGGGATGCTCCCAAGTTTATATAA
- a CDS encoding Y-family DNA polymerase, translated as MREKIYACIDLKSFYASVEAVKRNLDPFETKLVVADPTRGRGAICLAVTPAMKALGIKNRCRLFEIPESVSYITAKPRMKLYMEYSAWIYSIYLKYLSKEDIHVYSIDECFMDFTPYLATYEKSPKDMAVMLMDAVYQETGICATAGVGTNLFLAKVALDITAKHSPDHIGFLDEERFKKTIWHHRPITDIWNIGKGIAKRLMHYGIQDLYGAAHIDEKILYKEFGVNAEFLIDHAHGREPCTIQDIHAYEAKDHSVTQSQILFENYSYDNALLVLKEMVDSLTLELRSRHLTTDSISMSIGYAKGEGPSSGGTRKLPDRTDSYQDLSCHFERFFRQTVRRDSPIRRIAVGANRVRENACLQLHLFSDEEAKEKEARLQDAVLSMKERFGKNAVVRGMSLYDKATARKRNQLIGGHNES; from the coding sequence ATGAGAGAGAAAATTTATGCCTGTATTGATCTGAAAAGTTTTTATGCTTCCGTGGAAGCCGTCAAGCGTAACCTTGACCCCTTTGAGACAAAGCTTGTGGTTGCCGATCCCACCAGAGGCCGGGGCGCTATCTGTCTTGCTGTGACACCGGCCATGAAGGCCCTTGGCATCAAAAACCGATGCCGCCTTTTTGAAATCCCGGAGTCCGTCAGCTATATCACGGCAAAACCAAGGATGAAACTTTATATGGAATATTCCGCCTGGATCTATTCCATTTACCTGAAATACCTGAGCAAAGAAGATATTCATGTTTATTCTATTGATGAATGTTTTATGGATTTCACCCCTTATCTTGCCACGTATGAAAAAAGCCCCAAAGACATGGCTGTTATGCTGATGGATGCCGTATATCAAGAGACCGGCATCTGTGCCACAGCCGGTGTGGGCACAAATCTTTTTCTTGCAAAAGTCGCTCTGGATATCACGGCAAAACACTCTCCGGACCACATTGGTTTCCTTGACGAGGAACGCTTCAAAAAAACCATCTGGCACCACCGTCCCATCACCGATATCTGGAACATCGGAAAAGGGATCGCAAAACGTCTGATGCACTATGGAATCCAGGATCTCTATGGAGCCGCCCATATCGATGAAAAAATTCTTTATAAAGAGTTTGGCGTCAATGCGGAATTCCTCATCGACCATGCACACGGGAGGGAGCCATGCACCATTCAGGACATCCATGCCTACGAGGCAAAGGATCATTCGGTCACCCAGAGCCAGATCCTTTTTGAAAATTATTCTTATGACAACGCCCTCTTGGTCTTAAAAGAGATGGTGGACTCTCTGACTCTGGAGCTTCGCAGCCGCCATCTGACTACAGACTCTATCTCCATGTCCATCGGATACGCAAAGGGTGAAGGGCCGTCATCCGGAGGTACCAGGAAACTTCCAGACCGGACGGATTCTTATCAAGACCTTTCTTGTCATTTTGAGCGTTTCTTCCGCCAGACAGTCCGAAGGGACAGCCCGATCCGAAGGATTGCTGTGGGTGCAAACCGTGTAAGAGAGAACGCCTGCCTCCAGCTGCATCTATTCTCTGATGAAGAGGCAAAAGAAAAAGAAGCACGCCTTCAGGACGCTGTCCTGTCGATGAAGGAACGCTTCGGAAAAAATGCTGTTGTACGGGGAATGAGCCTCTACGATAAGGCCACTGCCCGGAAACGCAATCAGCTGATCGGAGGCCACAATGAGAGCTGA
- a CDS encoding Fic family protein, with protein sequence MNKLIDRLLIERKIRDRSGIYGYTQRSLAYNSNKIEGSTLTEEQTASLFDEGVLPSTDDYYRVKDVEEMNGHFLMFNRMLDTLDQELTSDLMKEFHYELKSGVFEDRANGYAIGDFKTRPNMIGLYETVHPKEVSKAIDDLLHWYQISRKNLKTIVLFHVKYESIHPFQDGNGRTGRMIIFRECLRNGLLPLIIEDENRSIYLKGLKEYRETKEIGILTDLFKKEQEQYKHKMDYFEVQ encoded by the coding sequence ATGAATAAGCTAATTGACAGATTGTTAATCGAACGAAAAATTAGAGATCGTTCTGGCATCTATGGATATACACAGAGATCTCTGGCATATAACTCAAATAAAATCGAAGGCTCCACATTGACAGAAGAACAGACGGCATCGCTATTTGATGAAGGAGTGCTGCCTTCTACAGATGATTATTATCGAGTCAAAGATGTAGAAGAGATGAATGGGCATTTTCTCATGTTCAACCGGATGTTAGACACATTAGATCAAGAACTAACATCTGATTTGATGAAAGAGTTTCATTATGAATTAAAGAGTGGCGTATTTGAGGATCGTGCAAATGGATATGCCATAGGAGATTTTAAAACACGCCCCAATATGATTGGCTTATATGAAACGGTACATCCCAAAGAGGTGTCGAAAGCCATTGATGATTTACTTCATTGGTATCAGATTTCTAGAAAAAATCTGAAAACGATTGTGCTTTTTCATGTAAAATATGAATCTATTCATCCTTTTCAGGACGGAAATGGACGAACTGGCAGAATGATTATTTTTAGGGAATGTCTTCGAAATGGATTGCTGCCATTGATTATTGAAGACGAAAATAGGAGCATTTATCTGAAAGGATTGAAAGAATATAGGGAAACGAAAGAAATAGGTATTCTTACAGATCTTTTCAAAAAAGAGCAAGAGCAATACAAACATAAAATGGATTATTTTGAAGTACAGTAA
- a CDS encoding response regulator: MSREIVLYYGTTAEHIRSSSWEDAQTVAILAMTANAFREDKEAALASGMKGHLAKPVDINLLYKMIFNAL; encoded by the coding sequence TTGAGCAGGGAGATAGTTCTATATTATGGAACTACGGCAGAACATATCCGTTCCAGTAGCTGGGAAGACGCACAGACAGTAGCGATCCTTGCCATGACAGCCAACGCATTCCGTGAAGACAAAGAAGCAGCCTTAGCTTCAGGGATGAAAGGGCATCTTGCAAAGCCGGTCGATATCAATCTCCTTTATAAGATGATATTTAATGCATTATAG